A part of Halictus rubicundus isolate RS-2024b chromosome 4, iyHalRubi1_principal, whole genome shotgun sequence genomic DNA contains:
- the Fstl5 gene encoding follistatin-like 5, whose protein sequence is MRRKAQLLPFCFLLPVLVSIAATCFVPVAGHKHSRRHRDFTVAESYDASSSKSDNPTMTISPPIDQSPLPEESFSPEIDPCAKKYCGPGRECELSPNGTVALCVCTRKCPRRHRPVCASNGKIYANHCELHKAACIAGSSLTRSRLMRCLHHDMENAHIRRSQHANRTSSKSQMVSYPRSQNQKKNSLKDNSIPEKEDPDNECSNQEYEIMKDNLLLYNHARLMAQDNHSKEYLVSIMFSHYDRNNNGNLEREELEQIAENEDLEELCRGCSLGHMISYDDTDGDGKLDVNEFYMAFSKLYSVSVVSLDKSLEVNHIAARVGDNIDIKCDVTGTPPPPLVWRRNQADLETLNEPEIRVFNDGSLYLTKVQLMHAGNYTCHAIRNQDVVQTHVLAIHTVPEVEVKPSFQSKRLKEEAVVKCHVAGEPLPQVQWLKNDEPLSSDPLSKYEIIGNGTKLIIKNVGYSDTGAYMCQASSIGGVTRDISSLVVQEQPTPMTASEERRFFSFHEWGILVYEPSACRPRHEIRSTDIIPGTQEHVCGAKSVPCSWGRAINVANRYVYVSQPDKDRVLVISEIQMVVVDVIPTDKNPVQLWYVPALDQVWVLNWRDEKDIGVKTVQVIEDASQKKKHHAIRPEPIDAQFDIIRNIYIPEPQDIEDTFKYGYVSHTNQRSMYKLDLKNMKYTRSADLSSYNCVPVNVQFSILYGFVIIECQEPITNRPTGQLLLDYLTDTVLAYKSNLIGRPTISPDSRHLVTLDKQSSGVTLVVQEISPTGLKFAFDVKTTLNISDITLYPSQTTHGYDIYASSIDKEDILFLDLSTGKVEMITGVGKATPPNLTRWGNPNRPIVQSGIFGKYMVSPSNDALFVLNGETRTINCEIGGLVHPGAVVWFTVSLH, encoded by the exons TTGATCCCTGCGCGAAGAAATATTGCGGCCCCGGCAGGGAATGCGAACTTTCGCCGAACGGCACCGTGGCCCTTTGCGTCTGCACACGGAAATGTCCACGGAGGCATCGACCCGTGTGCGCGAGCAACGGGAAAATCTATGCCAATCACTGCGAACTCCATAAAGCCGCCTGCATCGCCGGCTCATCCTTGACCAGAAGCAGACTTATGAGGTGTCTGCATCACG ATATGGAGAACGCGCACATCCGGAGGAGTCAGCACGCGAACCGGACGTCCTCGAAGTCACAGATGGTCAGTTACCCGAGGTCCCAGAACCAGAAGAAGAATAGCCTGAAGGATAACTCGATCCCGGAGAAGGAGGACCCGGACAACGAGTGCTCGAACCAGGAATACGAAATAATGAAG GATAATTTGCTGCTGTACAACCACGCGAGATTAATGGCTCAAGACAACCATAGCAAGGAGTATCTTGTCAGTATTATGTTTTCTCACTACGATCGAAATAACAACGGGAACCTGGAGCGCGAGGAACTCGAACAG ATCGCGGAAAACGAGGATCTCGAGGAGCTGTGCCGGGGATGTAGTCTGGGGCATATGATCAGCTATGACGACACCGACGGAGACGGCAAACTGGATGTCAACGAGTTCTACATGGCTTTCAGCAAGCTCTACA GCGTTTCGGTGGTGTCTCTCGACAAGTCTCTCGAAGTGAATCACATCGCGGCGAGAGTGGGCGATAACATTGATATCAAGTGCGATGTCACCGGCACGCCGCCGCCTCCATTAGTATGGCGGCGCAACCAGGCCGATCTGGAAACTTTGAACGAGCCCGAG ATACGGGTCTTCAACGACGGCAGCCTCTATCTAACGAAAGTGCAGCTGATGCACGCCGGTAATTACACCTGTCACGCAATTAGAAATCAGGACGTCGTGCAGACCCACGTTCTGGCCATCCACA CGGTTCCCGAAGTCGAAGTGAAACCGAGCTTCCAGTCGAAACGCTTGAAGGAAGAGGCGGTCGTCAAGTGTCACGTGGCCGGGGAGCCGCTGCCGCAAGTCCAGTGGCTGAAGAACGACGAGCCTTTGAGCTCCGATCCGTTGAGCAAGTACGAAATCATCGGGAACGGTACGAAATTGATCATCAAGAATGTCGGCTACTCTGACACCGGGGCCTACATGTGCCAAGCGAGCAGCATCGGTGGCGTCACCAGGGACATTAGCAGTTTGGTCGTTCAAGAACAACCGACACCCA TGACTGCCAGCGAGGAACGCAGGTTCTTCTCCTTCCACGAATGGGGCATTTTGGTCTACGAGCCGTCGGCATGTCGACCTCGTCACGAAATTCGGTCTACCGACATTATTCCTGGCACTCAG GAACACGTTTGCGGAGCGAAAAGCGTCCCTTGCTCCTGGGGGCGGGCGATAAACGTTGCGAACCGGTACGTCTATGTCAGCCAGCCGGACAAAGACCGAGTGCTCGTTATCAGCGAGATACAAATGGTCGTGGTCGAC GTGATACCGACGGATAAGAATCCTGTTCAGCTTTGGTACGTGCCGGCCCTTGACCAGGTGTGGGTCTTGAACTGGCGAGACGAGAAGGACATCGGCGTGAAGACCGTGCAGGTGATCGAGGACGCCAGTCAGAAGAAGAAACATCATGCTATCCGACCTGAACCTATCGATGCGCAGTTCGACATTATTCGGAACATCTACATACCTGAGCCGCAG GACATCGAAGATACGTTCAAATACGGTTACGTGAGCCACACGAATCAACGAAGCATGTACAAGCTTGACCTGAAAAACATGAAGTACACGCGCAGCGCTGACCTGAGTTCCTACAATTGTGTCCCGGTGAACGTTCAGTTCTCGATTCTCT ACGGTTTTGTCATAATCGAGTGCCAGGAGCCGATCACCAATCGACCAACGGGTCAACTGCTGTTGGACTACCTCACCGACACAGTTCTAGCTTATAAATCGAATCTCATAGGAAGACCGACGATCTCGCCGGATTCCAGGCATCTTGTCACCCTGGACAAACAGAGCTCGGGCGTGACGCTCGTCGTGCAAGAGATATCAC CTACCGGACTGAAATTCGCGTTCGACGTGAAAACAACGTTAAACATcagcgacatcactctttatccATCGCAGACGACCCACGGCTACGATATTTATGCCTCGTCCATCGATAAAGAGGACATCCTTTTCCTCGATCTGTCTACTG GCAAAGTGGAGATGATAACCGGCGTCGGGAAAGCAACCCCGCCGAATTTGACCAGATGGGGAAACCCGAACAGGCCGATCGTGCAAAGCGGCATTTTCGGGAAATATATGGTTAGCCCATCGAACGACGCGCTGTTCGTCCTGAACGGGGAAACGAGAACAATAAATTGCGAGATCGGCGGCCTGGTGCATCCCGGTGCAGTGGTATGGTTCACAGTGTCCTTGCATTGA